Proteins encoded together in one Acidimicrobiia bacterium window:
- a CDS encoding acyl-CoA dehydrogenase family protein, whose protein sequence is MSGFNVELTEDQVQIKDWIHEFAVNTIRPVASDYDEREETPWEIIQEAANIGLYSWEFLAQAFTDETGITMPIAMEELFWGDAGIGLSIMGTALGVSGIMGNGTPEQIALWIPQCFGTKEKIGLAAFCVSEPDAGSDVSSLRTKAVYDEAKDEWVLNGTKTWITNGGIADIHVVVASVEPELRSRGHASFIVPPGTKGLSQGQKFKKHGIRASHTAEVVLDDVRIPGSMLLGGKEKLDARIAKAKEGKSSKTQAAMSTFEASRPLVGAQAIGIARAAYEYALEYAKGRVQFGRPIIQNQAIAFSLADMVTEIDAARLLVWRACWMARNGKHFDTGQGSMSKLKAGEVAVSVTDRAIQILGGYGYTRDYPVERWHRDAKIYTIFEGTSEIQRLVVARAISGEHIV, encoded by the coding sequence ATGTCAGGTTTTAATGTAGAGCTTACGGAAGATCAAGTACAAATAAAAGATTGGATTCACGAGTTTGCTGTGAATACTATTCGTCCAGTTGCATCTGATTATGACGAACGTGAAGAAACCCCTTGGGAAATAATTCAAGAAGCTGCAAATATAGGATTGTATTCTTGGGAATTTTTAGCGCAGGCTTTCACTGATGAAACTGGAATCACCATGCCAATTGCAATGGAAGAATTATTCTGGGGCGATGCTGGTATTGGCTTATCGATAATGGGGACAGCACTCGGCGTTAGTGGAATAATGGGAAATGGTACACCTGAACAAATTGCTTTATGGATTCCACAGTGTTTTGGTACTAAAGAAAAAATAGGTCTCGCAGCATTTTGTGTAAGCGAACCAGATGCTGGTTCTGATGTTAGTTCACTTCGTACAAAAGCTGTTTATGACGAAGCAAAAGATGAATGGGTATTAAATGGGACAAAGACATGGATTACAAATGGTGGAATAGCCGACATACATGTTGTGGTAGCCAGTGTAGAACCAGAGTTGCGCTCACGCGGTCATGCAAGCTTTATTGTTCCACCAGGAACCAAGGGCTTATCTCAAGGCCAGAAGTTCAAAAAACATGGTATTAGAGCTAGCCACACTGCAGAAGTTGTTTTAGATGATGTTCGTATCCCAGGGTCGATGCTATTGGGTGGAAAAGAGAAACTAGATGCTCGTATTGCTAAAGCTAAAGAAGGTAAATCTTCTAAAACTCAAGCTGCAATGAGTACATTTGAAGCATCGCGTCCGTTAGTTGGTGCTCAAGCAATTGGGATTGCTCGCGCGGCCTATGAATATGCTCTTGAATATGCGAAGGGAAGGGTACAGTTTGGTCGTCCTATAATTCAAAATCAGGCTATTGCTTTTTCTTTGGCTGATATGGTGACTGAAATTGATGCTGCGCGACTACTAGTTTGGCGTGCTTGTTGGATGGCTAGAAATGGGAAACATTTCGATACTGGTCAAGGCTCAATGTCAAAACTAAAAGCTGGTGAAGTAGCTGTGAGTGTTACTGATCGTGCGATTCAAATTTTAGGTGGATATGGTTATACCCGTGATTATCCAGTTGAGAGATGGCATCGTGATGCAAAGATATATACGATTTTTGAAGGAACTTCTGAAATTCAGAGACTAGTTGTTGCTCGTGCAATCTCTGGTGAACACATAGTTTAA
- a CDS encoding TetR/AcrR family transcriptional regulator → MVNKDLSKATTRMRAHDRRRQLLDVATNVFAERGFSATIMDDIAFAGGITKPVLYQHFDSKRALYIAVLEDGGSRLIDSISIATRKSSTLREQVTLGFDAYFNFVRDDEAAFRLLFTSSSKSDTDFVVVKNKVLEQFCDHVTSLVIDQIEDEERRLIAHAIIGMAESAAKYFYLKEIDSEVENITEEQFRKWVSDLAWKGMRGINE, encoded by the coding sequence ATGGTAAATAAGGATTTGTCAAAAGCAACAACTCGAATGCGCGCACATGATCGTCGTAGACAGCTATTAGATGTTGCAACTAACGTTTTTGCTGAACGCGGTTTTTCGGCGACTATTATGGATGATATAGCTTTTGCTGGTGGTATTACTAAACCAGTTTTATACCAACATTTTGATTCGAAACGTGCTCTTTATATTGCAGTATTAGAAGATGGTGGATCAAGATTAATAGATTCTATATCTATTGCAACAAGAAAAAGTTCAACACTTCGTGAACAAGTCACCTTAGGTTTTGATGCATATTTTAATTTCGTCCGAGACGATGAAGCTGCTTTTAGATTACTATTCACATCAAGTTCAAAAAGTGATACTGATTTTGTTGTTGTAAAAAATAAGGTACTTGAACAATTTTGTGATCATGTTACATCGCTAGTTATTGATCAAATAGAAGATGAAGAGCGTAGACTAATCGCTCACGCAATAATTGGTATGGCAGAATCAGCTGCAAAATATTTCTATCTTAAAGAAATTGATTCTGAAGTTGAAAATATAACAGAAGAACAATTTCGTAAATGGGTAAGCGACCTTGCATGGAAGGGTATGCGCGGTATTAACGAATAA
- a CDS encoding aldo/keto reductase, which yields MKLRKLGNTDLLVSEIGFGTWTIATNWWGQADDPSDMLKTAFDCGINFYDTAPAYGDNGLGETIMADFIKEHKDEIIVTTKCGYDIHAERPKEHSERPHNWSRNSIISQTEDSLERLGLETIDLMQLHNIRLDAVENDELFETLDDLVEQGKIRYYGVSLGPAIGWENEGMISLDKRNIVSLQTVYNALEQEPSKTFMKHQKCIDGSVSMISRVPHASDSLSGKVTRENLDDMFKTGDHRSFRVKDNMLDNLDKADTLSYLWAPGTNRTIGQAAIAAILAEKKFACVLPTCLNVEEIREYASGNDNPLTSDEAEKLWALFDSNFDHENRFDMEMRS from the coding sequence ATGAAATTACGAAAATTAGGAAATACAGATCTATTAGTATCCGAAATAGGTTTTGGAACTTGGACTATTGCAACGAACTGGTGGGGTCAAGCAGACGATCCATCCGACATGTTAAAAACTGCATTCGACTGTGGAATTAATTTTTATGATACCGCTCCTGCTTATGGTGACAATGGTCTCGGCGAAACAATAATGGCAGATTTCATTAAAGAACATAAAGATGAAATAATTGTTACTACAAAATGTGGCTACGATATTCATGCAGAACGACCGAAAGAACACAGTGAACGACCACACAATTGGTCGCGTAATTCAATAATTTCTCAAACAGAAGATTCTTTAGAACGATTAGGTCTTGAAACTATTGATCTAATGCAATTACATAATATCCGACTTGATGCAGTTGAGAATGATGAACTATTTGAAACACTTGACGACCTTGTTGAGCAGGGAAAAATTCGTTATTATGGAGTTTCACTTGGACCTGCAATTGGCTGGGAAAATGAAGGTATGATCTCCTTAGATAAAAGGAATATTGTTTCACTTCAAACTGTTTATAATGCTCTAGAGCAGGAACCTAGTAAAACGTTTATGAAACATCAAAAGTGTATTGATGGTTCAGTCTCAATGATCTCTCGTGTACCTCACGCAAGTGATTCTCTTTCTGGAAAAGTAACTCGCGAAAATCTAGATGATATGTTTAAAACTGGAGACCACCGTTCATTCAGAGTTAAAGATAACATGCTCGACAATTTAGATAAAGCCGACACACTTTCATATTTGTGGGCACCGGGAACTAATAGAACAATAGGACAAGCAGCTATTGCAGCAATTCTTGCCGAGAAGAAGTTTGCTTGTGTATTACCTACTTGTCTAAATGTCGAAGAGATTCGTGAATATGCAAGTGGTAATGATAATCCTTTAACATCAGATGAAGCTGAAAAATTATGGGCGCTTTTTGACTCTAACTTTGACCATGAAAATCGTTTCGATATGGAAATGCGAAGCTAA
- a CDS encoding gamma-glutamyl-gamma-aminobutyrate hydrolase family protein yields MKPRILIATRPSSDAAPKHEPRFREYVYQADIDALRSQGAIVTLMPISSLEDMPTILSAIDGVVVPGGRDIDPKYYGQELGENTKIPHEALDKSDFALLKTAQEMQIPTLGICRGMQALNVFKGGSLNQDIAGKRSDHPILGETFEERSAVRHRVDIVSGTWFDKIFPTNEITSNSVHHQCIDQLGKDLLIGGYASDGTIEAIETTSDWFAVGVQWHPELFGNPSIIFGRFLEEVALFRTLNNRREE; encoded by the coding sequence ATGAAACCCAGAATATTAATAGCTACTCGACCTTCAAGTGATGCTGCTCCTAAACATGAACCTCGTTTTAGAGAATATGTTTATCAAGCTGATATTGATGCATTGCGGAGCCAAGGAGCTATCGTGACATTGATGCCTATATCTTCGCTTGAGGATATGCCAACTATATTATCAGCGATTGATGGAGTTGTAGTCCCGGGTGGTCGTGATATTGACCCAAAATATTATGGACAGGAATTAGGAGAAAATACAAAAATTCCTCACGAAGCTTTAGATAAAAGTGATTTTGCTCTATTGAAAACTGCGCAAGAAATGCAAATTCCAACATTGGGAATTTGTCGTGGTATGCAAGCACTGAATGTTTTTAAAGGCGGTTCTTTAAATCAAGATATCGCTGGTAAGAGATCTGACCATCCTATATTAGGAGAGACATTTGAAGAGAGATCTGCAGTCAGGCACAGAGTAGATATTGTTTCAGGAACTTGGTTTGATAAAATATTTCCAACGAATGAAATAACTTCCAATTCGGTACATCATCAATGTATTGACCAACTAGGTAAAGATCTACTTATTGGTGGTTACGCTAGTGATGGGACAATTGAAGCTATAGAAACTACTTCAGATTGGTTCGCTGTTGGAGTCCAGTGGCATCCAGAACTATTTGGGAATCCATCAATAATTTTTGGCCGTTTCCTTGAGGAAGTTGCACTCTTTCGTACACTAAATAATCGACGAGAAGAATAA
- a CDS encoding right-handed parallel beta-helix repeat-containing protein yields MKYIKFFVIAIVSILLLSLNACSSDSKVLQKPKILSITNGQSIQSAIDKSKPGDLVLIEPGKYSGSIVIKTKDITLRGLDRNSVIIDGSYEQDNGIIVASDGVRIENLTVQKFRDNGVLIQGGYEYPNNISTKNPKKTSNISSAIERFSVQYINANSNGISGISSSLAKNGVIENTFTYANAKAGIYIGQCKPCNIDVDNNYATFNGLGFQGENSASELYVYQNEFTNNQSGIYLLNDSNNKEVFQGNTVIAANLVSNNNNEDAPNINPDIFGYGVVIAGGTSNSIVGNSIIDHIVGGIILTSQKDFLPMNNKISENFIGKQKKNLVGNGAIDIQYFISGRPNVMSLGNCFKDNTFGSSNIEKIESVLTCQGATPGPFAASFRPKSKTKTPPVYSSINLSEITEPQMPGDLKQLPKQIVKILSPDLTLLKVPTSK; encoded by the coding sequence GTGAAATATATAAAGTTTTTTGTTATCGCAATAGTTTCGATATTACTTTTGAGCTTGAATGCATGTTCATCAGATTCGAAAGTATTACAAAAACCAAAAATATTATCTATTACTAATGGCCAATCGATTCAAAGCGCTATTGATAAATCTAAACCTGGAGATCTTGTCTTGATTGAACCAGGGAAATATTCAGGATCGATTGTCATCAAAACCAAAGATATAACTTTGCGAGGCCTTGATAGAAATAGTGTCATTATTGATGGTAGTTATGAACAAGATAATGGAATCATTGTCGCTAGCGATGGTGTACGTATAGAAAACTTAACAGTACAGAAATTTCGTGATAATGGTGTTTTAATACAAGGAGGCTACGAATATCCAAATAATATAAGCACTAAAAACCCAAAAAAGACTTCCAATATTTCTTCAGCCATAGAACGTTTTAGTGTCCAATATATAAATGCAAATAGCAACGGTATCTCCGGCATTTCTTCATCATTGGCAAAAAATGGTGTGATTGAAAATACATTTACTTACGCAAATGCTAAGGCAGGTATCTATATTGGTCAATGTAAGCCTTGCAATATAGATGTTGATAATAACTATGCAACTTTTAACGGATTAGGTTTTCAAGGAGAAAATTCAGCTAGTGAACTTTATGTTTATCAAAATGAATTCACAAATAACCAATCAGGTATATATCTATTAAATGATTCAAATAATAAAGAAGTATTTCAGGGCAATACTGTCATTGCAGCAAATCTTGTTTCTAATAACAATAATGAAGATGCTCCAAATATAAATCCAGATATTTTTGGTTATGGGGTAGTGATTGCTGGTGGAACATCTAATTCTATAGTCGGTAATTCTATTATTGATCATATAGTTGGTGGGATAATTTTGACTTCACAAAAAGATTTTTTGCCAATGAATAATAAAATATCAGAGAACTTTATAGGGAAACAGAAGAAAAACTTAGTCGGCAATGGAGCTATTGATATACAGTATTTTATTTCAGGCCGACCGAATGTAATGAGCTTGGGGAATTGTTTTAAAGATAATACTTTTGGATCCTCAAATATAGAAAAAATAGAATCGGTACTAACTTGCCAAGGTGCTACACCTGGGCCATTTGCTGCCTCTTTTAGACCTAAATCAAAAACAAAGACCCCACCAGTTTATTCATCTATTAACTTGTCAGAAATAACAGAACCCCAAATGCCAGGTGACCTAAAACAACTACCTAAGCAAATAGTGAAAATATTGTCTCCAGATTTAACGCTATTGAAAGTACCAACATCTAAATAA
- a CDS encoding HU family DNA-binding protein, which yields MEDKVNRKELVAEIAERAELEKKKSDEVLQHIVEIIMQSVAKGETIAIPGFAKFARVDRKARMGRNPATGETIKIKASRKAKITPLKAFKDAALTGKMAASKVAAKPAAKKAVAKKAPAKKAPAKKAPAKKAVAKKAPAKKAPARKTAAKKTTAKKR from the coding sequence ATGGAGGATAAAGTGAATAGAAAAGAACTCGTTGCAGAAATTGCAGAACGTGCTGAACTAGAAAAAAAGAAAAGTGATGAAGTGTTACAACACATCGTCGAAATAATTATGCAAAGCGTTGCAAAAGGTGAAACTATTGCAATTCCAGGATTTGCAAAATTTGCTCGCGTAGATCGCAAAGCTCGTATGGGTCGCAACCCTGCAACTGGCGAAACTATAAAAATCAAAGCTTCACGTAAAGCAAAGATCACACCTTTGAAAGCTTTCAAAGATGCTGCGCTTACTGGAAAAATGGCTGCTTCTAAAGTTGCTGCGAAACCAGCTGCTAAAAAAGCAGTTGCTAAGAAAGCTCCAGCTAAGAAAGCTCCAGCTAAAAAAGCTCCAGCTAAAAAAGCAGTTGCTAAAAAAGCTCCAGCTAAAAAAGCTCCAGCACGTAAAACTGCTGCAAAGAAAACTACTGCTAAAAAACGATAG